The nucleotide window ctttttttaatcgtaaaaaatgtagctaTTATGCCAGGGGAGatgcttcaattttttttttttttttcttttccttattCTGTTTTAAAACTTTGTAGCTTTCCTataatttcgttttttcgctatttttccttttttgggggtttcttttttcgttcgTATGTTAtctttgttccttttttgtccctctttaatggtaaaaaaaaaaaaaaagttgctcTATCGAAAGGGAAAACGTCGAAcagtaaattttaattaaccaCTCGTTTTTTTCACGCCATCACATTTTGCTATACATAAGCGTACACGTTCATATGAGAATGCCGGGGGCAGAAGTGCTGGCAGAAGCTCTCCAATTTTGGCGATACAGTACATACTAAATGTATaatgcttctttttttttatttttttttgcgcaaaaatgtatgcaatATTTTCTCTCACCTGTGAGGCCGCGTCATAACCTTTTTTTCAGCTTCTACTTAAAATCAGAAcaagtgcaaaaaatggcattcCATCACAACAGGTTAATCGTACGAACTTTATAAAAcagtttgcactttttttttttccaaaaatttgtTCCCTCCACCCGTGTTGCGGGTTAAAATGGTCAGGCGACATGGGATCATCTGTGCAACGCAAAGGTAACATAACTTCGGAATGGCTATACCATTCGAATGAACACATGTGGGCATGGGGGGGGGACTTCAACTATGCACGTGTTCGTGTAGAGtatcccctcccccctcacgATGGTGTGGCACACGACGTGGGATCCCTTATAAAATGGCTGTTAACTCGcaatgaaaataaagaaaggTGATGCAAATGAGcgggagtaaaaaaaaaggggtgaaatGACACCATACCTCAGTTGCAAAGTAAAATGTTTACGCTACCCCCCCCAATAAAGAAACTCAAAAGATACATTTTTGCGGCGTGTCCCATGTAGTTCATACCAACCGCACAGCCAGCACTTGGGTCCTACTTTTTCCGAATGGtgggaataaaaaagtaatatgATCACagaatgaaatttttttttttttctttttttccaatttgatcacttttaattataaacacATGTGCGGATAGCACCATGTTTGCACCATGTTCATACAGACACATGCACAAATTCACAAACGCGCCCAAATAAGGCAATTCgggagtttaaaaaaaggggaaacaaatcATACACAGTAGCGCCGTGCAAGACCAgaatgagaaaaacaaaaggaaaataaaacgagATCGTCCTGTATGCGGATCACTTCGCGGAGTTTACGTTTACAAATAATTTACTATTCTTGCCCTTGAAAGAGTCAAAGGTAAGGCTAGGTGACCCAGTTGAGAACACGCATCTTACCATAccatgcgtacatatatatcaatTCATTAGTCCATTTCTGCGGCGCCGCACCTCACAGATTTGTGAATACGGACACGCCGCGTACGCAAAGTTGCTAAGCCGATTCTGCGTGTGTCTCCAATTACGCCGAATGGGCTTGCAATGTGCGGGGCTTAAATTCACAAGGGCGCTTCTCCCACTACCCCCCTTTGGCAAATAATACCCATTTGTTGTTGTTATTGTtattgttgttgttgttgttgttgttgttgctgctgctgttgttcttcttcttcttcctcatctgCTCGCCAAAATTCCACACAGCGATGCGCGGCTGGACACACATGTACTCCCTTCCCTGGATGGAAAAAACGCCC belongs to Plasmodium vivax chromosome 6, whole genome shotgun sequence and includes:
- a CDS encoding hypothetical protein (encoded by transcript PVX_110875A), with the translated sequence MRKKKKNNSSSNNNNNNNNNNNNNNKWGKNSKLFVNVNSAK